A region from the Panicum hallii strain FIL2 chromosome 1, PHallii_v3.1, whole genome shotgun sequence genome encodes:
- the LOC112876935 gene encoding protein LNK1-like — MNTMDEFPLISDHSTLLQGHGVLGAEGCLGIRSSEGKSVPTQDDRKNKRKKDNMFDSDWPELASLDDFEPSPRNFDPTFEIGSSYFEDTLWSSNFSPEARLVPSSYFDGVDFSIARDENTVLKTNPTKTKQQSRNGASDTPLNCAARGSSSSGISDAELLVRFDNIELGNQIGCCEGLEAILCPSQEMQASTASSSMCSGETVASSTFSGPDSVAAHIPRPSKKPQDPFSGAPDMILEEMAGNPLDMYFPPLATYEKPGLPTSDATSAQKHRFPEELAGSHALNCAESQLCAKEIASAGLRGQPSSAVVLEAVPVKELGFHKLQEGMNQLDLATKGRIRDALYRLANGVEQRHCAAGSSGGVGSSGSKRFRSGNGWTETQTNPMDQSVAHLLLKKPSYRKAAQPHRVA; from the exons ATGAACACGATGGATGAGTTCCCCCTGATCAGCGACCACAGTACGCTGCTTCAAGGCCACGGCGTGCTCGGTGCTGAAGGATGCCTTGGCATCCGCAGCTCTGAAGGCAAGTCTGTCCCAACACAAGATGACCGCAAGAACAAGAGGAAAAAAGACAACATGTTCGACTCCGACTGGCCGGAGCTGGCCAGCTTAGACGATTTCGAGCCAAGCCCGAG AAATTTCGATCCCACGTTTGAGATAGGGAGCAGTTATTTTGAGGACACACTATGGTCCTCAAATTTCTCACCAGAAGCTCGGCTTGTACCAAGCAGCTACTTCGACGGTGTCGATTTCTCCATTGCTCGAGATGAGAACACCGTTCTCAAG ACAAATCCGACAAAAACCAAGCAACAGTCCAGGAATGGAGCAAGTGATACGCCTCTGAATTGTGCTGCACGTGGCAGCTCCTCTTCCGGCATTTCTGATGCTGAACTCCTCGTCCGCTTTGATAATATAGAGCTCGGAAACCAAATAGGTTGCTGCGAGGGACTAGAGGCTATTCTTTGCCCAAGTCAGGAAATGCAAGCCTCGACGGCATCTAGCAGCATGTGCAGCGGTGAAACGGTAGCTTCATCAACTTTCTCAGGGCCAGACTCCGTTGCTGCCCACATCCCTCGTCCTTCGAAGAAGCCGCAGGATCCATTCAGCGGGGCTCCTGATATGATCCTCGAGGAGATGGCTGGAAACCCACTGGACATGTACTTCCCTCCGCTGGCAACGTATGAGAAGCCTGGACTGCCGACGAGCGACGCCACTTCGGCACAGAAGCATCGGTTCCCTGAAGAGCTTGCGGGCAGTCATGCTCTGAACTGTGCAGAGTCACAGCTCTGCGCGAAGGAGATCGCTTCTGCAGGGTTGCGTGGGCAGCCTAGCTCGGCAGTGGTTCTGGAAGCCGTGCCGGTGAAGGAACTTGGCTTCCATAAGCTTCAGGAGGGCATGAATCAG CTGGATCTGGCAACCAAAGGACGCATAAGGGATGCCTTATACCGGTTGGCCAACGGCGTCGAACAAAGGCATTGTGCTGCCGGTTCAAGTGGAGGGGTGGGATCGTCAGGCTCAAAGAG GTTCAGATCGGGTAACGGATGGACCGAAACGCAGACGAACCCCATGGATCAGTCAGTAGCACATCTGCTTCTGAAGAAACCCTCTTACAGGAAGGCTGCCCAGCCGCACCGTGTGGCATAG